The region AAAGGCGTACGGAGCCGAAGTCTATTTGACGCCGGCGGAGAAGCGGATGCAAGGGGCGATTGATGAGGCGAACCGGCTCGCTCACGAAATCCCTGACAGCTTTATCCCGATGCAGTTTGAAAACCCGGCCAATCCGGATGCGCATCGGCATACAACAGCGGTGGAAATTTACGAAGCGTTTGACGGGCGGCTCGATGCGTTCGTGTTAACCGCCGGCACCGGCGGGACGGTGACCGGAACAGGAGAGGAGCTGAAAAAGCGCATTCCGAATTTGCGCATTTACGTCGTCGAGCCGTACGGCTCGCCCGTCTTGTCGGGCGGCAAGCCGGGGCCGCACAAAATTCCTGGCACCGGTCCTGGTTTTATTCCGAAAATTTTAAACCGCTCGATTTACGACGACATTTTTTTGATTAAAGATGAAGACGCCCAGCAGATGGCCCGCCAGCTCGCGGCGAAGGAAGGCATTTTCGTCGGCGCCTCCGCGGCAGCGAGCGCTTATCACGCCATCAAAGTGGCGAAACAGCTGCCAAAAGGAGCGCGCGTCCTTTGCATGGCGCCCGATTCCGGCGAGCGGTATTTGTCATCCGATTTATTCGCTGATTGAGCGGACGGCTCATGGGCGAAAAAAATCGAGCTGTTGGCTGCACTGTCCGCCCTTTGCCATGCATGGGAAGGCAAGCATTCCTCTCCGCCAAAAAGGAGAGGAATGTTTTTGTTTGGGTATTTCGGCCCTGGTCATTGCCGGCGCTGTTGTTGGA is a window of Geobacillus kaustophilus DNA encoding:
- the cysK gene encoding cysteine synthase A; the encoded protein is MKLYDSILDLIGGTPIVKLRRLPDPNGADVYMKLESFNPGGSVKDRPAWEMIRRAEAEGKIAPGKSTIIEPTSGNTGIGLAMVCAARGYRCIITMPDNATVERVKILKAYGAEVYLTPAEKRMQGAIDEANRLAHEIPDSFIPMQFENPANPDAHRHTTAVEIYEAFDGRLDAFVLTAGTGGTVTGTGEELKKRIPNLRIYVVEPYGSPVLSGGKPGPHKIPGTGPGFIPKILNRSIYDDIFLIKDEDAQQMARQLAAKEGIFVGASAAASAYHAIKVAKQLPKGARVLCMAPDSGERYLSSDLFAD